A window of the Bacteroidota bacterium genome harbors these coding sequences:
- a CDS encoding helix-turn-helix transcriptional regulator: MSNHAAEVMEEEMKRFFISFGIMVKYWRTKKNISQETMTDDLGLNMYKVEAGDENLTLTSIFKITKYLNTPPHRLLPYPMTEEKIHMVKEGIEKMQRLNRKRKKNKPQT; this comes from the coding sequence ATGAGCAATCATGCTGCTGAAGTAATGGAGGAAGAAATGAAACGGTTTTTTATAAGTTTCGGCATCATGGTGAAATACTGGAGAACAAAAAAAAACATTTCGCAGGAAACAATGACCGATGACCTCGGCTTAAACATGTATAAGGTGGAAGCAGGCGATGAAAATCTTACACTCACCAGCATTTTTAAAATAACCAAGTATTTAAACACACCACCGCACCGCCTGCTGCCCTATCCAATGACGGAGGAAAAAATACACATGGTGAAGGAAGGCATTGAAAAAATGCAGCGGCTGAACCGAAAGAGAAAAAAAAACAAACCCCAAACATAA
- a CDS encoding rhomboid family intramembrane serine protease — MLTLIIIAITCLVSVSAFSNRNLFAELLFNGTMIHAHKQWHRFLTHAFVHADWVHLLMNMYVLYLFGSMVEKSLIQVFGTLKGEVYFFLLYFIGIVASSFPSYQKHKDDAYYNSVGASGAVSAVVFSAILLNPWMSLSLMFLPIPIPAPIFGILYLIYCWYAAKHSRDNIAHDVHYWGSLFGAVFTLVILPSSIFNLIDAIKDIF, encoded by the coding sequence ATGCTCACTCTCATTATCATCGCCATTACCTGCCTTGTTTCTGTTTCGGCTTTCAGCAACCGTAATTTATTTGCCGAACTTCTTTTCAACGGCACTATGATTCACGCGCATAAACAATGGCACCGGTTTCTCACGCATGCCTTTGTTCATGCCGACTGGGTGCACCTGCTCATGAACATGTATGTGCTTTACCTGTTCGGCAGCATGGTGGAGAAAAGTTTGATTCAGGTGTTCGGAACACTAAAAGGCGAAGTTTATTTTTTTCTTCTCTACTTCATCGGCATTGTTGCTTCGTCTTTTCCTTCGTATCAAAAACACAAAGACGATGCGTATTACAATTCGGTGGGCGCATCGGGCGCGGTGTCGGCAGTGGTGTTTTCCGCCATACTTCTTAATCCGTGGATGAGTTTATCGCTGATGTTCCTTCCCATTCCCATTCCCGCTCCCATCTTCGGAATTTTATACCTTATCTATTGTTGGTATGCGGCAAAACATTCGCGCGATAACATTGCGCACGATGTGCATTACTGGGGTTCGCTTTTCGGTGCTGTGTTCACGCTGGTGATTTTACCTTCAAGCATTTTTAATTTGATAGATGCAATCAAAGATATTTTTTAA
- a CDS encoding HAD family hydrolase, producing MNKCVFLDRDGVINKECGYVFRIEDFVFNADVFSSLKKLQEAGFVFIVITNQSGIAKQLYTHEDVSKIHSHLLGAMKANGIEIAEIYYCHHHPDVEPCICRKPDSGMIEKAIARFNIDASQSFFIGDKERDIQAAEKAGLKGFLIEADSPLNGIAEEIIIQGIRNKV from the coding sequence ATGAATAAATGTGTTTTCCTCGACAGAGACGGAGTGATTAACAAAGAATGCGGCTATGTATTCCGTATAGAAGATTTTGTTTTCAATGCAGATGTTTTTTCTTCCCTGAAGAAATTGCAAGAAGCAGGATTTGTTTTTATAGTCATCACCAATCAAAGCGGCATTGCAAAACAACTTTACACGCACGAAGATGTTTCAAAAATTCATTCGCACCTGCTGGGCGCTATGAAAGCAAACGGAATTGAGATTGCCGAAATTTATTATTGCCATCACCATCCCGATGTGGAGCCGTGCATTTGCCGCAAGCCCGATTCGGGAATGATTGAAAAAGCAATTGCGCGTTTCAACATTGATGCTTCCCAATCCTTTTTCATTGGCGATAAAGAACGGGATATTCAGGCAGCAGAAAAAGCAGGGCTCAAAGGGTTTTTAATTGAAGCCGACAGCCCGCTGAACGGAATTGCAGAGGAAATAATAATTCAGGGAATAAGGAATAAGGTATAA
- a CDS encoding S1/P1 Nuclease: MFISSLLTAYCLLLTAPAFTWGFFAHKKINQLAVFTLPPEMISFYKTHIDYLTVHAVDPDRRRYSNPDEAPRHYLDADHYGKHPFDSLPHHWKDAVKKFSEDTLNAYGIVPWYIETMMYRLTQAFKDGNVDRILYLSANIGHYIEDAHVPLHTTENYNGQLTNQVGIHGFWESRIPELFADNWDLFTGRAEYVDKINERIWKIVKASYAEKDSVLEFEAALTQKFSPDKKYSYEKKGNGTVKVYSEDFSRAYNDMLDGMVERRMRASIFDVGSFWYTAWMNAGSPDLNKLASKEVSDSLKQAEKENEELWKTGKPVKGHDE, translated from the coding sequence ATTTTTATTTCTTCGCTGCTTACTGCTTACTGCTTACTGCTTACTGCTCCCGCTTTCACATGGGGTTTCTTCGCGCATAAAAAAATAAATCAACTTGCGGTGTTCACGCTTCCGCCTGAAATGATTTCATTTTACAAAACGCATATTGATTATCTCACCGTTCATGCCGTTGACCCCGACAGAAGAAGATATTCCAACCCCGATGAAGCCCCGCGCCATTATCTGGATGCCGACCATTACGGAAAACATCCGTTTGATTCGCTTCCGCATCACTGGAAAGATGCCGTGAAAAAATTTTCGGAAGACACACTGAATGCTTACGGAATTGTTCCGTGGTATATTGAAACCATGATGTACCGGCTCACGCAGGCATTCAAAGATGGAAATGTAGACCGCATACTTTATCTCTCTGCAAACATCGGTCATTACATTGAAGATGCGCATGTGCCGCTTCACACTACGGAAAATTACAACGGACAACTCACCAATCAGGTGGGCATTCACGGTTTTTGGGAATCACGCATTCCCGAACTTTTTGCAGATAACTGGGATTTGTTTACCGGGCGCGCAGAATACGTGGATAAAATAAATGAACGCATCTGGAAAATTGTGAAGGCAAGTTATGCTGAAAAAGATTCGGTGCTGGAGTTTGAAGCCGCACTCACGCAAAAATTTTCTCCCGATAAAAAATATTCCTATGAGAAGAAAGGAAACGGAACCGTGAAAGTTTATTCAGAAGATTTTTCCCGCGCATACAATGATATGCTTGATGGAATGGTAGAACGCAGAATGCGCGCATCCATTTTTGATGTGGGAAGTTTTTGGTACACCGCCTGGATGAATGCAGGAAGTCCTGATTTGAATAAATTGGCGAGCAAAGAAGTTTCTGATTCTCTCAAGCAGGCAGAAAAAGAAAACGAAGAACTATGGAAAACAGGTAAGCCCGTGAAAGGGCATGATGAATAG
- a CDS encoding ribulose-phosphate 3-epimerase, with the protein MKHLVAPSILSADFANLQRDVEMLNKSEADWFHLDVMDGVFVPNISFGIPVIKAIKKHAKKPLDVHLMIVQPDNFLQAFKDAGADNLTVHYEASTHLHRTVHAIRDLGMKAGVAINPHTPVNVLQDIISEIDLVCMMSVNPGFGGQKFIESTFQKVKYLRQLIRTKKSKAKIEIDGGVDLKNTPQLIKEGADVLVAGNTVFGSKNPSETISQLKVGK; encoded by the coding sequence ATGAAACATTTGGTAGCTCCTTCCATTCTCTCAGCCGATTTTGCAAACCTTCAGCGCGATGTTGAAATGCTCAACAAGAGTGAAGCCGATTGGTTTCACCTCGATGTGATGGACGGAGTTTTTGTTCCTAATATTTCTTTCGGCATTCCGGTTATCAAAGCAATCAAGAAGCACGCGAAGAAACCGCTCGATGTGCATTTGATGATTGTTCAGCCCGATAATTTTTTGCAGGCATTCAAAGACGCGGGCGCGGATAATCTCACCGTGCATTACGAAGCAAGCACGCATCTTCACCGCACCGTTCATGCCATTCGAGATTTGGGAATGAAAGCAGGAGTAGCAATTAATCCGCACACGCCTGTGAATGTACTTCAAGACATCATTTCTGAAATTGATTTGGTGTGCATGATGAGCGTGAATCCCGGTTTTGGCGGACAAAAATTTATCGAGAGCACTTTTCAGAAAGTGAAATATCTCCGACAATTAATTCGCACAAAAAAATCAAAAGCCAAAATTGAAATTGATGGCGGTGTGGATTTGAAAAACACTCCGCAGTTAATAAAAGAAGGAGCAGATGTTTTGGTGGCAGGAAATACGGTGTTCGGTTCGAAGAATCCTTCGGAGACGATTTCTCAGTTGAAGGTGGGAAAATAA
- a CDS encoding sigma-70 family RNA polymerase sigma factor, producing the protein MRQLKITKQITNRETASLEKYLHEISRESLITAEDEVELAKRIKAGDVSALDKMVRANLRFVVSVSKQYQNQGLSLPDLINEGNLGLIKAAQRFDETRGFKFISYAVWWIRQSILQALAEQARIVRLPLNKIGSINKVNKVFSKLEQAYEREPTHEEIAETLGVLPDDVKDSIRNTGKHISMDAPLLSSEDDAGNMYEVLQDGEGPKPDTSLLSESLRKEIERALGTLSNREADVLRLYFGLHGGPAQTLEEIGEKFALTRERVRQIKEKAIRRLKHSSRSKLLKAYLG; encoded by the coding sequence ATGCGCCAGTTAAAAATCACCAAGCAAATTACTAACCGCGAAACCGCTTCGCTGGAAAAATATCTTCACGAAATTTCACGCGAGAGTTTGATTACTGCCGAAGACGAAGTGGAATTGGCAAAGCGAATTAAAGCGGGCGATGTGAGTGCGCTCGATAAAATGGTGCGCGCGAATCTGCGTTTCGTGGTTTCCGTTTCCAAGCAGTATCAGAATCAGGGATTGAGTTTGCCGGATTTGATTAATGAAGGCAATCTCGGATTGATAAAAGCCGCGCAGCGTTTTGACGAAACCCGCGGATTCAAATTTATTTCTTATGCAGTGTGGTGGATTCGTCAATCTATTTTGCAGGCGTTGGCAGAGCAGGCGAGAATTGTTCGTCTGCCGCTGAATAAAATCGGTTCTATTAATAAGGTAAACAAAGTTTTTTCCAAACTCGAGCAGGCATACGAGCGCGAACCTACTCACGAAGAAATTGCTGAAACACTTGGCGTTCTTCCTGATGATGTAAAAGATTCTATCCGCAACACGGGAAAACATATTTCTATGGATGCTCCGCTTCTCTCGAGCGAAGATGACGCTGGCAACATGTACGAAGTTTTGCAGGATGGAGAAGGGCCAAAACCCGATACAAGTTTGCTCAGTGAATCCCTGAGAAAAGAAATTGAACGCGCACTCGGAACACTTTCCAACCGCGAAGCCGATGTGCTTCGTTTATATTTTGGTTTGCATGGCGGACCTGCACAAACGCTCGAAGAGATTGGAGAAAAATTTGCTCTTACCCGCGAGCGTGTTCGCCAGATAAAAGAAAAAGCAATCCGCAGGCTTAAGCATTCGTCACGCAGTAAACTGCTAAAAGCTTATCTTGGTTAG
- the pnp gene encoding polyribonucleotide nucleotidyltransferase — MSKHSTHTFDLGDGRTVELETGKLARQADGSVVVKIGDTMLLASVVSNQTPKEDIDFFPLSVDYQEKFASAGRIPGGFFKREARPSEHEILTSRLVDRALRPLFPEDYRNETQVLIYLISADRNTMADCYAGLAASAALAVSDIPFNGPISEVRAARIDGKFVVNPSISDLERADIDIIVAASEKNINMVEGEMKEVQEADMLEAIKFAHEAIKKQIRAINELVKKVGEKQKRAIVAPVEDETLREEIRKATYDKIYAVAKSGNPSKHERKKLFGAIIDEFLASHPELVSGSTDKETEKKKKLAKKYYHDLEYDAMRSAVLNEGIRLDGRKTTDIRPIWSEVGYLPMTHGSAIFTRGETQSLTTVTLGTKLDSLTIDGALFQGEKTFMLHYNFPPFSTGEVKMMRGTSRRETGHGNLAHRSLMQVMPKENPYTVRVVSDILESNGSSSMATVCAGSLALMDAGVQISKPVGGIAMGLITDNKKFAVLSDILGDEDHLGDMDFKVTGTKDGITATQMDLKVDGLPYEVMAKALDQAKQGRLHILAEMEKTISAPRTDYKSHAPRIVQLIIDKEFIGAVIGPGGKIIQEMQRETGCTIVIEEVDGKGVVDIFSDNKEGIDKAVAKIKGITTVPEEGQEYLGKVTSIMPYGAFVEILPGKEGLLHISEVDHKRLESLQGILKEGDPVKVKLLEVDRKSGKLRLSRKALLPRPEKKEQA; from the coding sequence ATGTCAAAACACAGCACACATACATTCGATTTAGGAGACGGCCGCACCGTTGAACTCGAAACAGGAAAACTCGCACGGCAGGCAGACGGCTCTGTTGTTGTAAAAATTGGCGACACAATGCTTCTCGCATCCGTAGTTTCCAATCAAACCCCCAAAGAAGACATTGACTTTTTTCCGCTCTCGGTGGATTACCAGGAAAAATTTGCTTCGGCAGGAAGAATTCCCGGAGGATTTTTCAAACGCGAAGCACGCCCGAGCGAACACGAAATTTTAACCAGCCGTTTAGTTGACCGCGCGCTTCGTCCGCTTTTTCCCGAAGATTACAGAAATGAAACGCAGGTTTTAATTTATCTCATCTCTGCCGACAGAAATACAATGGCTGATTGTTATGCAGGTCTTGCCGCTTCTGCAGCGCTTGCGGTTTCGGATATTCCGTTCAATGGCCCGATTTCCGAAGTTCGCGCTGCGCGCATTGACGGAAAGTTTGTTGTGAACCCATCAATATCCGATTTGGAAAGAGCCGACATTGACATCATTGTTGCTGCTTCCGAGAAAAATATAAATATGGTGGAAGGCGAAATGAAAGAAGTCCAGGAAGCCGATATGCTCGAAGCTATCAAGTTCGCACACGAGGCAATTAAAAAACAAATTCGCGCCATCAATGAACTGGTGAAAAAAGTTGGAGAGAAACAAAAACGCGCCATTGTTGCACCGGTTGAAGACGAAACATTGCGCGAAGAAATCCGCAAAGCCACTTACGATAAAATTTATGCTGTTGCAAAATCAGGAAATCCCAGCAAGCATGAACGCAAAAAACTTTTCGGAGCCATCATAGATGAATTTCTTGCAAGTCATCCTGAACTTGTTTCAGGATCTACGGATAAAGAAACTGAAAAGAAAAAGAAGCTTGCCAAAAAATATTATCACGATTTGGAATACGATGCAATGCGTTCCGCAGTTCTGAATGAAGGAATCCGTTTGGATGGAAGAAAAACTACCGACATCCGGCCGATATGGAGTGAAGTAGGATATCTTCCGATGACACATGGCTCGGCAATTTTCACACGGGGAGAAACTCAGTCGCTCACCACCGTTACACTCGGAACAAAATTAGATTCGCTTACTATTGATGGCGCGCTTTTCCAGGGAGAAAAAACTTTTATGCTTCATTATAATTTTCCTCCGTTCTCAACGGGCGAAGTGAAAATGATGCGCGGAACTTCGCGCAGGGAAACCGGTCACGGAAATCTGGCACACCGTTCTTTAATGCAAGTGATGCCGAAAGAAAATCCTTACACGGTTCGCGTGGTGTCCGACATTCTTGAATCGAACGGTTCGTCTTCGATGGCGACAGTTTGCGCGGGAAGTTTGGCGCTGATGGATGCAGGCGTTCAGATTTCAAAACCTGTTGGAGGAATTGCGATGGGATTAATTACCGATAATAAAAAGTTCGCGGTGCTTTCCGATATTCTCGGAGACGAAGACCATTTGGGCGATATGGATTTCAAAGTTACCGGAACGAAAGATGGAATCACAGCCACGCAGATGGATTTGAAAGTGGACGGACTTCCATACGAAGTGATGGCAAAAGCACTCGACCAGGCAAAGCAAGGACGCTTGCATATTCTCGCGGAAATGGAAAAAACAATTTCTGCTCCACGCACCGATTATAAATCGCACGCGCCAAGAATTGTTCAGCTCATCATTGACAAAGAATTCATCGGTGCGGTTATCGGCCCCGGTGGAAAAATTATTCAGGAGATGCAGCGCGAAACGGGATGCACTATTGTAATTGAAGAAGTGGACGGAAAAGGAGTGGTAGATATTTTCTCCGACAATAAAGAAGGAATTGACAAAGCCGTTGCGAAAATCAAAGGCATCACAACTGTTCCCGAAGAAGGGCAGGAATATCTCGGAAAAGTTACGAGCATTATGCCTTATGGAGCGTTCGTGGAAATTCTTCCAGGCAAGGAAGGACTCCTGCACATTTCAGAAGTTGACCACAAGCGTTTGGAATCTTTGCAGGGAATTTTGAAAGAAGGAGACCCGGTGAAAGTGAAGTTGCTAGAAGTGGATAGAAAATCAGGCAAGCTTCGTCTTTCTCGCAAAGCGCTTCTGCCAAGACCGGAAAAGAAAGAGCAGGCGTAA
- the rpsO gene encoding 30S ribosomal protein S15, which translates to MSLTKELKKDLAKKHGKSDKDSGSAEVQIAMFTTRINHLTEHLNRLKKDKGTQRSLLLLVSKRKHLLDYLKRKDLEKYRALLKTLEIRK; encoded by the coding sequence ATGTCATTAACAAAAGAACTCAAAAAAGATTTAGCTAAGAAACACGGCAAATCTGACAAGGACAGTGGTTCTGCCGAAGTGCAGATTGCCATGTTCACCACCCGCATTAATCATCTTACAGAGCATCTCAACCGCCTGAAAAAAGATAAAGGAACCCAGCGTTCTCTTCTTCTTCTCGTAAGCAAACGCAAACACTTACTCGATTATCTCAAGCGCAAAGATTTGGAAAAGTACCGCGCGCTTTTGAAAACTCTCGAAATCCGTAAGTAA
- the purQ gene encoding phosphoribosylformylglycinamidine synthase subunit PurQ produces the protein MKFGVVIFPGSNCDHDMIYVLRKIMNQEVVELWHKDHSLQNCDMIILPGGFSYGDYLRSGAIARFSPIMKEVSEFADKGGFVFGVCNGFQILCEAGLTPGALLHNTDRKFHCKNVFLKVQNTDTLITSVIPKDKALKIPIAHGEGNYFNDTESLKKMNEKGQILFRYCDEKGNITEEANPNGSIENIAGVCNEKKNVFGMMPHPERASDGELGNTDGKFLFESILNLVQA, from the coding sequence ATGAAATTCGGTGTAGTAATTTTCCCCGGCTCTAATTGCGACCATGATATGATTTATGTTCTTCGGAAAATCATGAATCAGGAAGTGGTCGAACTCTGGCACAAGGACCACTCGCTTCAAAATTGCGATATGATAATTCTTCCCGGAGGATTTTCGTATGGAGATTATTTACGCTCGGGCGCAATCGCCCGCTTTTCTCCTATCATGAAAGAGGTCTCCGAGTTTGCCGATAAAGGCGGATTTGTTTTTGGAGTTTGCAACGGCTTCCAAATTTTATGCGAAGCGGGATTAACTCCGGGCGCGTTGCTTCACAACACCGACAGAAAATTTCATTGCAAAAATGTTTTTCTGAAAGTTCAGAATACCGATACGCTCATTACATCAGTAATTCCGAAAGATAAAGCGCTGAAAATTCCCATCGCGCACGGAGAAGGAAATTATTTCAATGATACTGAATCGCTGAAAAAGATGAATGAGAAAGGGCAAATTCTTTTTCGCTACTGCGATGAAAAAGGAAATATTACTGAGGAAGCAAATCCCAACGGCTCCATTGAAAACATTGCAGGTGTGTGCAACGAGAAGAAAAATGTTTTTGGAATGATGCCGCATCCCGAACGTGCATCCGATGGTGAATTGGGAAATACAGATGGAAAATTTTTGTTCGAATCCATTTTGAATCTGGTGCAGGCGTAA
- a CDS encoding nicotinate-nucleotide adenylyltransferase, whose protein sequence is MKIGLLFGSFNPIHNGHIAIAKFMAEQTDLNQVWLIVSPHNPLKEKKNLANAKRRLLQVKKAIGKNPKIKVSDIEFKLPLPSYTINTLEALKKKFSQKKFILILGLDNLVSFHKWKEHKKILKKFEIYVYPRRTYLNKNVLKRLWKYKHVTYFNAPLIDISSTLIRERKKKGKSVKFFLP, encoded by the coding sequence ATGAAAATTGGTTTGCTCTTCGGCTCATTTAATCCCATTCATAATGGCCACATTGCCATAGCAAAGTTTATGGCAGAGCAAACCGATTTAAACCAGGTATGGCTGATAGTTTCTCCTCATAATCCTTTAAAAGAAAAAAAAAATCTTGCAAATGCAAAAAGGAGATTATTGCAAGTTAAAAAAGCAATAGGGAAAAATCCGAAAATAAAAGTCAGCGATATTGAGTTTAAACTTCCACTGCCGTCTTATACTATAAATACGCTAGAAGCATTAAAGAAAAAATTTTCCCAAAAAAAATTTATTCTTATACTTGGATTAGATAACCTGGTTTCTTTTCATAAGTGGAAGGAGCATAAAAAAATTCTAAAGAAGTTTGAAATATATGTTTACCCGCGAAGAACTTATTTAAATAAAAATGTTCTAAAACGTTTGTGGAAATATAAACATGTAACTTATTTCAATGCTCCGCTGATTGATATTTCCTCTACGTTAATCCGGGAAAGAAAGAAAAAGGGAAAGAGCGTAAAATTTTTTTTACCGTAG
- the gmk gene encoding guanylate kinase — MSNGKLIIFSAPSGAGKTTIVHRILQKFSDQLEFSISACTRAKRPNETDGKDYYFISTEEFKNKIKKNEFAEWEEVYTGQFYGTLQSELERIWSRGKHIIFDLDVQGGINLKRKFGRRAFAIFVMPPSIKILEQRLKERKTETQENIAKRISKAKEEMKVADQFDKILVNENLEKATEEAEKLISEFLGK; from the coding sequence ATGAGCAATGGCAAACTCATAATTTTTTCTGCTCCTTCCGGTGCCGGCAAAACAACTATAGTCCACCGTATTCTGCAAAAATTTTCTGACCAGTTAGAGTTTTCCATTTCTGCGTGCACACGCGCAAAACGCCCGAATGAAACTGACGGAAAAGATTATTATTTCATCTCCACAGAAGAGTTCAAAAATAAAATCAAGAAAAATGAATTTGCAGAGTGGGAAGAAGTTTATACCGGACAATTTTATGGAACGCTGCAATCAGAACTGGAAAGAATTTGGAGCAGGGGGAAACACATAATATTTGATTTGGATGTTCAGGGAGGAATTAACTTGAAAAGAAAATTCGGCAGGCGGGCATTTGCAATTTTTGTCATGCCGCCTTCCATAAAAATTCTGGAGCAGCGCCTCAAAGAAAGAAAAACAGAAACGCAGGAAAATATCGCTAAAAGAATTTCAAAAGCGAAAGAAGAAATGAAAGTGGCTGACCAGTTTGATAAAATTCTTGTGAATGAAAATCTAGAGAAGGCAACCGAAGAAGCAGAAAAATTAATTTCCGAATTCCTCGGGAAATGA
- a CDS encoding YicC family protein, with product MIKSMTGFGKSAGKVKDRKISVEARSVNSKGLDTNFRLPNLFRDKEIELKNFLSEKLRRGKIDLTVIFDSSLEERHVSLNKTIAKKHFAELKSLCRELKLPDEEMLLALLRMPDIFKPEKEEFTAHDWKVVLSCIGKAVSALDKFRTSEGKSLEKDLRKRIDFVLKYLLQVDALDKGRIEIIKEKLRKNLEELISKDRIDENRFEQELIYHIEKLDITEEKVRLKTHCDYFLQTMNENECGRKLGFISQEIGREINTIGSKASDAGIQKVVVQMKDELEKIKEQLNNVL from the coding sequence ATGATTAAATCAATGACTGGTTTCGGCAAATCGGCCGGCAAGGTGAAGGATAGAAAAATTTCTGTGGAAGCGCGTTCAGTAAACAGCAAGGGACTGGATACAAATTTCCGGCTTCCCAATTTATTTCGCGACAAAGAGATTGAATTAAAAAATTTTCTTTCTGAAAAACTCAGGCGGGGAAAAATTGATTTGACCGTTATATTTGATTCTTCACTCGAAGAAAGACATGTTTCGCTGAATAAAACCATTGCTAAAAAACATTTTGCGGAATTAAAATCTCTTTGCAGAGAATTAAAACTGCCCGATGAAGAAATGCTTCTTGCCTTGTTGCGAATGCCTGATATTTTTAAACCAGAGAAAGAAGAATTTACTGCGCACGATTGGAAAGTGGTACTCTCTTGTATTGGCAAAGCCGTTTCGGCTCTCGATAAATTCAGAACAAGCGAAGGAAAATCACTTGAAAAAGATTTGCGCAAGCGGATTGATTTTGTTCTGAAATATCTTTTGCAAGTTGATGCTCTTGATAAAGGAAGAATTGAAATCATAAAAGAAAAACTCAGAAAAAATCTTGAAGAATTAATTTCCAAAGATAGAATTGACGAAAATCGTTTTGAGCAGGAATTAATTTACCATATAGAGAAATTAGACATCACAGAAGAAAAAGTCCGCCTGAAAACACACTGTGATTATTTTCTGCAAACCATGAATGAAAATGAATGCGGAAGAAAACTTGGATTTATTTCTCAGGAAATAGGAAGAGAAATAAATACCATCGGCTCGAAAGCGAGTGATGCCGGAATTCAAAAAGTGGTGGTACAAATGAAGGACGAATTGGAAAAAATCAAAGAACAACTCAACAATGTTTTATGA